The Maylandia zebra isolate NMK-2024a linkage group LG14, Mzebra_GT3a, whole genome shotgun sequence genome includes the window CAGCTCCTCCAGCTGAGCCCAGAGGTCGTCTAAGCCCTGCAGCATGTTCTTCACACTGGCCTCAAAGTCCCCCTGCACCTGGACAAGAGTGCGCAGGGACACTCTCCTGTCAGACAGAAAAAGAGTGTCTCATAAATGCAACTAAACTATGGCTCCATGGAAGCAGATGGTTGGTACACTAGCAGCTCACCTCTGCTGCAGGTAGGTGTGGAGGAGTTTCAGTTTCTCTGTCACTACAGAGCTTTGGTCCACCTCATCCAGTCCCACCTCTGATCCCACATCAGTCACCTCCAGTGTGTGAGACACTGACTAACATGAAACAGAGAGGATTCACAGGCTGATTTTTAGTATTATGGGTTTGTTTTGTCAAGAACGATAGACAGGGGAGGCAGAAAGAGACAGAACATTAAATTCTTTTCTCATTCCACTCTACTTAATTTAGAGCAGGACTgacaggagctcagtgatggcATGTGTTGCCTGCGGTTAGAATATCTATGTATTCCTGAGTAGAGGGTCTGATCTATATTACGAACAAAGACTTTACACTGCTCTAAATGCATAACGCAACTGAAAACACAGGAGATGAAAAGTATGGCTCGaggcaagtgtgtgtgtgtgtgtgtgtgtgtgtgtgtgtgtgtgtgtgtgtgtgtgtgtgtgtgtgtgtgtgtgtgtgtgtgtgagagagagagagagagagagagagagagagagtcatcagggtggggtggggtgaggtgcattttttttccttaagtTGGTTTTGTTTTACCTCCAGTCTGGAGAGAAGAGCCTGAATGTGGGGCACATTGGGGTCTGGCAGAGGTTcctgcagcacacacagcagcagGCTGTCAGCCAGGGCAAGAATCAGATTAATATTCACACCTGGGTTTCTTGCCTGGTACATCCTgaagaaaagagcaaaaaattGTACACTACATGCAACACAATTTTTGGGTAATTTATTAGAAAACtgttgccaaaaaaaaaaaaaaaaacattcatacCAACTGAAGACGATATAAGTGTGACAATAATAAAGCCTCACCGTAAACACTGGTCATTCCTGATTTCAGTCACAATCTCCTGTTCAGTCCCTGGAGGCTCTCCCTGGAATTGAGAAAAAGTCAGtgaataaatatcacaaaaataaaaacacaaacaagtccATGAGGCTGTGCTCACCTGGCTCTGTCCTGGCTGCAGGCAGCACTTCAGGGCATGGATGCAACCTCCCAGAGAAATCAACAGAAGGCACACAAAGAGTAGCCTCCAGCACACATCCACTATCAGTACAGAAGGGTGCGGCAGTGCCTCCACTTGGCAGACTGACCAAACTACAAAAACTGGAGTAAAGCCATACCAGGCTCCCAACGTGCCCACAATCTGGGACCACGGTGTGTGCTGGGACTGAGCAACAACTTGTGTTTGAGCTGAACTGTAGGTAAAGCAAACAAAACCAAGACAGTGTGAGATCAAGGTTACctaataattaaaaacactaTTAAATGGTTGCTAAATGGGAAGGACAAGGGAAAGTTCTTTCAGGCCAGCACAAATTTTACGCAGACAAAAATTCCCTTTAATAAACATTAAAGTTTGATCATCGCTTGCCGCATAATGACTGGAATTTACAAaatcttgtttttaaaacagcACAAATAGTGATGGAACATTACAAATAATGGTATCCTTGAAATCCTCCAAATTCACAATAACAGACCAGCTGTATTTCCAGTTGTGTCAAAGAGGCTAACGCTTAAAATAGCAGTATACTAATTTATAATTACTTCAGATGTTTTGCCTTGTGTGTAATGGTAAGTTCTAAGACATGACCACCACAGAAGACTTTGGCTTTAAAACTTGCTGTAAAGCAATTACTACACTGACATATCCTTCCTTTAGCACCACACAATCAGTGTACTGAAGAACTCAAATCAAAGGCTAGTAGCTGAAAGATAGTGATCTTCCTACCTCTGCAGGTTTCGGCTCCTTTCTTCACGTTCTCCCTTCCCGACTTCCTTTACCCGCTCCATCCATTTACAGGCCCACACCCAGCTTACCCCGTCTGCCTTTCCTGAAACCCCTTGCTTTTTGAGGTAGCTGACTGTTAAACAAGGCATAGGAGCAACACAGACACAGTCATTCTGGCTAAAAATAACAGCAGGTTGTGTAGATGTACTTGTGTTGAGAAAGTGATTAACACGTGAACAAGCATGATAAACTGGTTTAACTGGAAGAATTGTTTTAGTTGGGTAGTGGCATTTTCCTTTCCTTGCATTCCATCCATCTGGAATGTGCTTAACATACCGATCACCATTGTACAAAGGACAAGCCCAGTTCCACCTATTTACTCCAGGAGCAGGCAACAAGCCCTCCAAATGTCACGACTTTCTGTATGAATCACAAACTCAATGACCAGTTCCAATCTGTGCAACAAACAATCCAAGTTATTTTTGCAAGATTGAGCTTTACAAATGAAACAGAGCACATTTTCAATAAGTAATCCCCATGTATAAATCAGATTAGTAAGCACTGTCTGTTTAAGTTGTAATAATCAATGAATATGAGTTTAAGTGTGTTTCTGCTCTCTTAGGTCATGCTGCCATCTAGCAGCTGTGACAGGAATAAACTTCAAACAAGATCAATTCAACCTGAAGAGGCACCAAAATAAGGCACCAATGGTTTCACGATTAgagatttttaagaaaaaatgaaaaagatcaAACAAAATCAACTAACAAGTAATGATAGTATGGCAAGGGCCTGAGCcttaaaaaatagaaagaacactgacagtttttgcttttttctgtcaCAGATTATctcaaataataattaaaattagCAACCAAGCAATCACCAGTCTCCTGAAATTAGCTGTCAACTGATGTCGATCGTTTTAAGTTGATTTTAAGTGCCTGTACATGCATGTATACAAATCCTTTCAAAGTAATAGAATGAGATTATCACATTTGTTATGATTAAGATGAAGGGTTaggatattattattattttagtatATTATGGTGTTATTTTCTTAATGAATCTCTTAGCAAGCATAAAGTGACATGTTGTGTGTGCACACTTTCTCTTGGTACCACTCTTCATATGCCAGTGTGATAAAGTCCTGAATGCAGCCTGCATCTGTCCATCAAGTTCCATCTGagctttaaataaaatacacgCAGCTTTTCCTTGGATTTTCAGAGTTGTTCAGTTCATACAGGAACTTCAGCAGTCGGGGTTAACATGTTGCCGTTTTGCTCCTCCATCTCAACCATTGAGACTAGTCAGAATTTAttctgagggaaaaaaagagaaacaaaaggacattttaaagttgttgttttttgttgctatTGTTTACAtttaagctaaaaaaaaaataaaaatacaaatacaaaggaTTATAATACATGTAGAGTTGCATACACATAACAGCATTCTGTTGCAACATAAGCAGTTTATAATTAAagtaacacacacaccttgAAAAACTAAACAACCACAACATAAACTCACTTTGTTTTTGTAGAGAAGGTGATCAggctttttcttctgtttttacagattttttattttattttcatttttttgacagTGTGCGGGAAGGAAAATTGGATTTggtaagggggggggggtttggcTCGTTTGAGGGCCAGGATGTGTGGTAGCCGTTTTAATGTTGCCTTCTGTTAATGCTtttctttcagattttttttcccccatttcaAGGTGGACCCTTGATTTTTACGGAGGGTGTTACAATCCTTGATTGGCTGGCATGGGATGATCGTCAGTTAATTCAGGTCACCTTTGACTTACTGGAAATAAAAGCTGGCCAAGATAAGTCTTCCGTCTATCTTCCATGCCACGTGACATCTATTTATTAGTGATCATTGTGTCTTGGTTATgttatgttaaataaataattttatattCAAGTGTCTTTTAAgtgtaaaacaaacacataaagcCTTTCCTACTCTCTGTTTTGCTGCTGTCTTTTGCAGACTGATCTCTACATTTGCAAAAACAAATGCAAGTACTAATTGCTATATTGTAATGTATTGTTTTACTGAATGTAATATTGAACAATATTACATTGAACAATATTACAATGTAACCATCTCCTGGTGGCTGCTTTCACCAGTATAAGTCACAAAACTCTAATTGTCACAATCTAGTTTCTTGAAATGAAAGTGGGTTCACTgtactgtgtgatgctatcgtgTCAATGTGgctcaaaatctctgaggaatgtttctacCACCTTGTTAAATTTATCCCATAAAGAATTAAGGCAGATCTGAGTCAAAAGGGGTCCAAAAATTGTGCCTAGTAACGTGTCTGCTGAGTGTATATTTAACTGTGTTCTAATATGTGGTGTAAAAAGTCTTCATTGGATCATTTTTCAATAAGAAAGACACTACAAATAAAGGAGGTTCTCTGGGATTTCAGAGTCAGGAGTGATGGAGTAAAGCTCCTCATAGTTATAATACATGTCTGCAGTCTTGTTCAAGGTTTCCAGGTTATTTCCAGATTATTTAAAGTCTAACAGCAACTGTATCTCCAAGAACGTTGCATTATAAAACCAAACATCATTTAGGTATGAACTGTGTGTCAGTTACGACAATTACAACTGGCATCTAAAGTCAATAGAGTATCTTCAAAGAATGGAACAGTTTGTATTTACTTTACTAAACAGAGGTATGGTAACAAAGACAAATAATGTGAAATGACTCACTGGAAATTTCTGATTATCAAGTCAGTCcagactgtaaaaataaaaacaaccacaTAGCAAAAAGTAACAGAGTTCAACAGAGTAAAATCATACCAGACATGAGCAACAATATTCTAGGATAACAGATAACATGTAACAAATGTGTTAGGACCATGAcccatttctgacattttggaaTATTTATTCcatattctctttttttatttattttttttttttcttacaaatacTTTAAGGAATGTGTGCAAAATTACAGATATGCAAAATGGGATATCAAATCTGTAGAAGCTTCCCATCACTTCAATAACTCAAGTATTAGCAGTTTCAATCCcagtatctttttttaaaacatgtatttaggttagggttttgttttttttttataatctgtccaaaataaaagcatcacaTTTTTTACTGTCGACTGACTTTATTTTTCTCATAAAGTTCTGGCAGCTTGCAAcacaacatttaacactttacaGACACATAAAACTGTGTTGATGCATTTCATCTCTGTATATACACACGTGACAGTGGCAGGATCACATGACAAGGTATTTGTTTATTCATGTGCGTACAAGCTGCTGTGGACAACATGCAGGATTAGTCCGTGAGTCTGCACTGGCTTTGCAAAGTAACATCACTGCACAGTTCAGGGCTTAGTGATGTGAACTTCACTGGTGCCACTACCATTTGTGGTTGTGGTGATGATGTACTGTGTGGTAGCTTGCTGATTCGTCGGCTGCTGCTCCAGTGGTTCGGTGTGTGTCTGGGTTGTGCTCTGAGGAAGAGTCTGTTTCGTCTCAAGCTCAGTCTGACCCTCAGAGATCACGTAGTGTGTCTGTTGGGATGATAACATTTCAAGTTATAcaataaatcttttttctttttcctttgacTAGGAAAAAGCAGGTTTCAAGTTTCCGCCTCCTATTTTTACCGCATATTTACGTAATCCAGCTTTTAACTGTAAATTATGAAGCATCATCTACTGTTAAGCAACACTTTCAAGTATGGAGCActgaatataaaaacatatgctCATTGTGTAGTACAAAGCCAAATTCAACTGTCATTTTCATCTAACAAATATCAAATTCACTCACCGTTTTCACCTGGTTGCTGCTGACTCCAGATACAGGAGTGCTAGCCTCAGCTATCACATACTGTGCATGAGGTAGTGTCATCATCTGGATTTCAGACGCTGGAAGAACAGGAATATATGATTTTGACTGGTAATCACAGAGCACAGAAGCATCAAAACATACGGCACGTGACTGGTTATGGTACTTACAGTAGCCTCGGTAGTTCCAGTTTCCTGGAATGTAAGCGTGCTGCACCGTCCCCTGCTGCTGGGGGCTGCTTGTCTGGAGGGTGTGGCTCTGGGCTAAAGTGACAGGAGTCAGTTGGGCAGGGCTCAACTCCTGACTAGTCTGCTGGGAGGTGGGGCTGAGGGGCTGACCAGTAACctgaaaatcagaaaaagaGATTCGCGATTAACATTATGGTGCTTACAGGGTTTCGCTAATATGCAGAAAGAAACCTTATTACCCAAATACACTTAAGTTTCAAAACGACTGTTTTAAATGAGTCCTCAAATACAATAACTAATTACTCTAGCTTAAAATTATCCCCAGAGTCAGTGTGGGTTCACCTGGGTGGCACCTTGTCCAGAGCTTGAGGGCTCAGTAACCTGAATGTGTTGCACCTGGATTGGGTGCTGACTGTAACCATGAGGGTCGTGTAGCTGGTTCACATCTACTGTCGGGTGCTGGGAATGTGGGGAAGAAGCCTGGAAAACAGATAATATTACTTATACATAACTGATACATAGCAAACACTGTAACTATTTTGCTTGCATAGTTTCACACACAAAGACTGAAAGGTTCTTTAGAAGCAAAAACTACAACTAAAAGCAGCAATTTTCCAGAATTTTCACAGTAGCTGGTAGTTTTGCAGCTCTAATTACAAACTCAAAAACCACAAAGAAAGTAACAAAAGCTTCAAAATTGCTAGTTTGAACCCTTAAATTAACAAGGTCAACTTAATTAGATAATGAGAGAAAATTCTTCTTTTGATCAGGTAACCATATATAAGCTTCATTTCTGGAACTAGACATGAGTTTACACCAGCATGTTGGCAGTTTATGGAACACCTGCATTCTTTTAGGCACCATCCTATCGAGATTATCAGCTTCCTAAGCATCTATGAACTTTTTAAATAATGTAGATTAGACTTTCATGCTTACCGGCGCTACCTGGACCACCTGAAGTTGAATGTGCTGTGGCTGGGACAAAGTACCTCCTGCCTGGGAGACAGGAATGTACTGGATCCTCTGGTAATCCC containing:
- the LOC101487683 gene encoding uncharacterized protein LOC101487683 → MPCLTVSYLKKQGVSGKADGVSWVWACKWMERVKEVGKGEREERSRNLQSSAQTQVVAQSQHTPWSQIVGTLGAWYGFTPVFVVWSVCQVEALPHPSVLIVDVCWRLLFVCLLLISLGGCIHALKCCLQPGQSQGEPPGTEQEIVTEIRNDQCLRMYQARNPGVNINLILALADSLLLCVLQEPLPDPNVPHIQALLSRLESVSHTLEVTDVGSEVGLDEVDQSSVVTEKLKLLHTYLQQRRVSLRTLVQVQGDFEASVKNMLQGLDDLWAQLEELHTGVTLFKQETQGHRDLASAQRDTQNLLSVLGDYRNKLQSCQVHLKGSTQLLQELTWSHTHMSNSVNSSSESVWPELLLQSNIEQFDKVQENFTSLEQQISTFQAHLEGLGKQNQEKHAGPLTHAGGPHLYSVPPQTSYHAHSKVSVEHRNSTSSSTSASSVDTGTATKTDNTFSLRKRSALHFSSTIGRRLRISGRKK